A window from Vulcanimicrobium alpinum encodes these proteins:
- a CDS encoding Hsp20/alpha crystallin family protein gives MADLMTRNGGNRSFVTDFLAGFDPVRGFFGGSAQYGLGIDVQKSESGWTVELPVPGYKPDQIDVSVEDRVLTVTGKSERRSFQRSILLPEEVDAESIEAKVEHGLLTLGLHLHPKAQPRKIAVQVVN, from the coding sequence ATGGCTGATCTGATGACCCGCAACGGCGGCAACCGTTCCTTCGTCACCGATTTTCTCGCCGGCTTCGACCCAGTTCGCGGCTTCTTCGGCGGCTCGGCCCAGTACGGGCTCGGGATCGACGTCCAGAAGTCCGAAAGCGGCTGGACCGTCGAGCTCCCCGTCCCCGGCTACAAGCCCGACCAGATCGACGTGAGCGTCGAGGATCGCGTCCTGACCGTCACCGGCAAGAGCGAGCGGCGTTCGTTCCAGCGCTCGATCCTGCTGCCCGAAGAGGTCGACGCCGAGTCGATCGAGGCGAAGGTCGAGCACGGTCTGCTGACCCTGGGCCTGCACCTGCACCCGAAGGCGCAGCCCCGCAAGATCGCCGTCCAAGTCGTCAACTAA
- a CDS encoding helix-turn-helix transcriptional regulator, which produces MDAMLNGRAQEPVVTLERFYEIACQGRRTDIEAFLMRFPASARIRDPIAIAARGMKSATSGDVAGGVALLKRATTHAEPDARPYIIDLLTPLMLISNEVDEALALMDSAVDVPAELIPAFQAQRSVIAARQGQDALSAELAQDALELGRALDNPLIVGRLIQRSGLAAFYREDFDEAQERALEAARCFERIESHRNAAMAYSILYVIAHYWLADPDVTRFYARHLTMCAHLAGDQSLEHIGLLYQLEAAAAAGDSRRFGSIRGRMLANRMNEQFWHQRYTYSVAEALAHGWAGRFDIARTLLVAQRKVETLTLAERAFCDALLAAVAVASWQIDEARTLARRVISQTTERSTKEPLFETRQRRIARILAATICVIIGDATRGRRALSRAFDPDAQFATLMTSKGLDEERVPPLMVGYVRFVNEACRSAMLTRPRHGLTETELEILRVLPEGVTLATIATSFGKSKKTLEKQVGSIYSKLQVGSRAEAVRRARDLGIYA; this is translated from the coding sequence CGCGCTCAAGAGCCGGTCGTCACTTTGGAACGCTTTTACGAGATCGCGTGCCAAGGCCGGCGCACCGATATCGAAGCGTTCCTGATGCGCTTCCCCGCGTCAGCGCGCATTCGCGACCCGATCGCGATCGCGGCGCGCGGGATGAAATCCGCGACCAGCGGCGACGTCGCCGGCGGCGTCGCACTGCTCAAGCGCGCGACGACGCACGCCGAGCCCGACGCGCGGCCCTACATCATCGATCTGCTGACGCCGCTGATGCTGATCTCCAACGAGGTCGACGAAGCGCTCGCGCTGATGGATTCCGCCGTCGACGTGCCGGCCGAACTGATCCCGGCGTTTCAGGCCCAGCGCTCGGTCATCGCGGCCCGTCAGGGCCAGGATGCGCTCAGCGCCGAGCTGGCGCAGGACGCCCTCGAACTCGGCCGCGCGCTCGACAATCCGCTGATCGTCGGCCGCCTGATCCAGCGCAGCGGGCTGGCGGCGTTCTACCGCGAGGACTTCGACGAAGCGCAGGAGCGCGCGCTCGAAGCGGCGCGCTGTTTCGAGCGGATCGAATCGCACCGCAACGCCGCGATGGCGTATTCCATTCTCTACGTCATCGCGCACTACTGGCTCGCCGATCCCGACGTCACGCGATTCTACGCGCGCCATCTCACGATGTGCGCGCATCTCGCCGGAGACCAGTCGCTCGAGCACATCGGGCTGCTCTACCAATTGGAGGCCGCGGCCGCGGCCGGCGACTCGCGGCGCTTCGGCTCGATCCGCGGCCGAATGCTCGCGAACCGGATGAACGAGCAGTTCTGGCACCAGCGCTACACCTACTCGGTCGCCGAGGCGCTGGCCCATGGCTGGGCCGGCCGGTTCGACATCGCGCGGACCCTGCTGGTCGCGCAGCGCAAGGTCGAGACGCTCACCCTGGCCGAACGCGCGTTCTGCGACGCGCTCCTCGCCGCGGTCGCGGTGGCGAGCTGGCAGATCGACGAGGCCCGCACGTTGGCCCGACGCGTGATCAGCCAGACGACCGAGCGCTCGACCAAGGAACCGCTCTTCGAGACGCGCCAACGCCGGATCGCCCGCATCCTGGCGGCGACAATCTGCGTGATCATCGGCGATGCGACGCGCGGCCGGCGCGCCCTCTCGCGCGCATTCGACCCGGATGCGCAGTTCGCCACCCTGATGACAAGCAAGGGCTTGGACGAAGAACGCGTCCCGCCGCTGATGGTCGGCTACGTGCGCTTCGTGAACGAAGCGTGCCGCAGCGCGATGCTGACGCGTCCCCGTCACGGGCTGACCGAGACCGAGCTCGAGATCCTGCGCGTTCTCCCGGAGGGCGTCACGCTCGCGACGATCGCGACGTCGTTCGGCAAGTCGAAGAAAACGCTCGAGAAGCAAGTCGGCAGCATCTACTCAAAATTGCAGGTCGGGAGCCGCGCCGAGGCGGTGCGCCGCGCCCGAGATCTCGGCATCTACGCCTAA
- a CDS encoding thymidine phosphorylase encodes MNCEGWLRRALAAKRDGEILDDATWRRIVEGYVAGTIDDAPIAALAMACAIRGMGDAEVAALTGAMVRSGDVLAYPHAAGIVVDKHSSGGVGDTVSLVAVPLVAACGVPVAKLSGRALGHTGGTLDKLEAIPGVRTDLSPEAFVAQVETIGCAIAAQSDRLVPADRKLYALRDRTGTVPSPGLIAASIVSKKIAGGAGAIVFDVKAGRGAFMRTAAEAVGLARMLVQLAERFGRRASALVSDMDEPLGAAVGSGIEAVEARDFLRGDDRDPRLAEAIFAVVHEMLRVAGVPGERVVPAALDALESGAAYARFVQMIEAQGGTRDAVERIAAHPARSSALAPCDGVVTAIDAIAIGELARELTVADGPFSGIRIVARTGTPVRAGDVLAECAGTSVEPAAVAQAFTIGATAPPPRPLVDAIVRDAAASEPSKARS; translated from the coding sequence GTGAACTGCGAGGGGTGGCTGCGGCGTGCGCTCGCCGCGAAGCGCGACGGTGAGATCCTCGACGACGCGACCTGGAGGCGGATCGTCGAGGGCTACGTCGCAGGCACGATCGACGACGCCCCGATTGCGGCGCTCGCGATGGCTTGCGCGATCCGCGGGATGGGCGACGCGGAGGTCGCGGCCCTGACCGGCGCGATGGTACGCTCCGGCGACGTGCTCGCGTATCCGCATGCCGCCGGAATCGTCGTCGACAAGCATTCCTCCGGGGGCGTCGGCGATACCGTCTCGCTCGTCGCGGTCCCGCTCGTCGCCGCCTGCGGCGTCCCGGTCGCCAAGCTCTCGGGCCGCGCCCTCGGCCACACCGGCGGGACGCTCGATAAGCTCGAGGCGATCCCGGGCGTGCGCACCGATCTCTCCCCTGAGGCGTTCGTCGCGCAGGTCGAGACGATCGGCTGCGCGATCGCCGCGCAGTCGGACCGGCTCGTCCCGGCCGACCGCAAGCTCTACGCGCTGCGCGACCGCACCGGCACCGTCCCGTCGCCGGGTCTCATCGCCGCCTCGATCGTCTCGAAGAAGATCGCCGGCGGTGCCGGCGCAATCGTCTTCGACGTGAAGGCGGGACGCGGCGCGTTCATGCGCACGGCCGCCGAGGCCGTCGGACTCGCGCGGATGCTGGTGCAGCTCGCGGAGCGCTTCGGGCGCCGCGCGAGCGCGCTGGTGAGCGACATGGACGAACCGCTCGGCGCCGCGGTCGGCAGCGGGATCGAAGCGGTGGAGGCGCGCGACTTTCTGCGCGGCGACGATCGCGATCCGCGGCTCGCCGAGGCGATCTTCGCCGTGGTCCACGAAATGCTCCGCGTCGCCGGCGTCCCGGGCGAACGCGTCGTTCCGGCGGCGCTCGACGCGCTGGAGTCGGGCGCCGCCTACGCGCGCTTCGTGCAGATGATCGAGGCGCAGGGCGGGACGCGCGACGCGGTCGAGCGGATCGCGGCGCATCCTGCGCGCTCGAGCGCGCTCGCCCCGTGCGACGGCGTGGTCACCGCGATCGACGCGATCGCGATCGGCGAGCTCGCGCGCGAGCTGACCGTCGCCGACGGGCCGTTCTCCGGGATCCGGATCGTCGCCCGGACCGGGACGCCGGTGCGCGCCGGGGACGTCCTGGCCGAATGCGCCGGGACGTCGGTGGAGCCCGCCGCCGTCGCACAGGCGTTCACCATCGGCGCGACCGCACCGCCGCCGCGTCCGCTGGTCGACGCGATCGTGCGGGATGCGGCGGCCTCCGAGCCGTCGAAAGCGCGCAGCTAA
- the mfd gene encoding transcription-repair coupling factor, with amino-acid sequence MAAIAPNLVRALPASSRSLAELIERLRTPLSERGLAFALHETTGAARPFLLAGLHEALGGSVFVVVPTSDVAERTFTDLTYYLGEKAAVALLRPRDENLGALESPSERSARMSLLADLCARKPQVVVAPVAALRQYVIPRAVFEGASFTLRADETAGWEATQQRLYRLGYARVDVVSAAGQYAVRGGILDVFPATADAPVRIEFFGDDVDAVRAFELQSQRSTGELDDVTITPWLEVLRDDALRENVVARATGESNVISALRAFLGAHNDVPEPWLSLAYDERATVLDYLDSDALVVLDEPGMLETVERGLDEERARGADVLLAGVDSGELDVRDDEIGEALLADVVAPHPTLHGDGARLHERRVLVVTGGIEAGELGWLPKTLEGFVLETRPAEHFNRRIERFAQSVREWVAAGETVWLVASGASRLAEILRGANVSVERSAPFVHLRSHVGTDGIAMSASGVARAGTVYVDQGSIEHGFAIPGLHLHVLGDREIYGQPARRVKLRAVKEGVPVTLADLKVGDYVVHAVHGIGQYLGLRTETILGATSDYLDLKYAGTDRMLVPVHQMHQVTKYTAAEGHAPRLSKMGGGDWARTKSRVSEKLAEIAEGLVQLYAEREIARGHAFAPDTPWQAELEEAFPYEPTPDQAKAIAEAKADMESPRPMDRLVCGDVGYGKTEVAVRAIFKAIADRKQVAVLCPTTLLAAQHARTIAARFASFPVRIEELSRFKTKKEAQAILDDLAQGKVDVVIGTHRILQKDVVFRDLGLIVVDEEQRFGVMHKERLKQLKATVDVLTLSATPIPRTLQMSLMGVRDLSLIQTAPKNRMSIKTVVVPASDAVVQRAIANELDRGGQVYYVHNRIESIYGIARALEQLVPKARVAVGHGQMREHELEPVMEAFINGEIDVFVSTTIIENGIDIPNVNTIVVNDADKFGLAQLYQLRGRVGRSNHQAYAFLLYQAHKALTEEAKARLEAIREFTHLGSGLQIAMRDLEIRGSGNLLGAAQSGFIGAVGFETYAQLLADAIAERKGVEHAREDAREAVIDVKLDAYVPDDYVPQISQKIAIYQQLAAAGTLAAVEAAAESVRDRFGAPPPEFEALVEITRLRVMALRAGVTRVVINEQRLTLGVGTGFRLDPASIPKLQSLTKNKFRFGEGKITIDLPARSPADQLPTLRALLGSL; translated from the coding sequence GTGGCTGCCATCGCACCCAATCTCGTCCGCGCGCTCCCGGCGTCCTCGCGGTCGCTCGCCGAGCTGATCGAGCGCCTGCGCACGCCCTTGAGCGAGCGCGGTCTCGCATTCGCGCTGCACGAGACGACCGGCGCCGCCCGCCCGTTTCTCCTCGCCGGCCTCCACGAAGCGCTCGGCGGGAGCGTCTTCGTCGTCGTTCCGACCAGCGACGTCGCCGAACGGACCTTCACCGATCTCACTTACTACCTCGGCGAGAAAGCCGCGGTCGCGCTCCTGCGGCCGCGCGATGAGAACCTCGGCGCGCTCGAGTCGCCCTCGGAACGCAGCGCGCGCATGTCGCTGCTCGCCGATTTGTGCGCGCGCAAGCCGCAGGTGGTCGTCGCGCCGGTCGCCGCGCTGCGCCAGTACGTCATCCCGCGCGCCGTTTTCGAAGGCGCGTCGTTCACGCTGCGCGCCGACGAGACGGCGGGCTGGGAGGCGACCCAGCAGCGGCTGTACCGGCTCGGCTACGCGCGCGTCGACGTCGTGAGCGCCGCCGGCCAATATGCGGTGCGCGGCGGGATCCTCGATGTCTTCCCGGCGACCGCCGACGCGCCGGTGCGAATCGAGTTCTTCGGCGACGACGTCGATGCGGTGCGCGCGTTCGAATTGCAGTCGCAGCGTTCGACCGGCGAACTCGACGACGTGACGATCACGCCGTGGCTCGAGGTGCTGCGCGACGACGCGCTGCGCGAGAACGTCGTCGCGCGCGCGACCGGCGAGTCCAACGTGATCTCGGCGCTGCGCGCGTTTCTCGGCGCGCACAACGACGTCCCCGAACCGTGGCTCAGTCTCGCGTACGACGAGCGCGCGACCGTGCTCGACTACCTCGACAGCGACGCGCTCGTCGTCCTCGACGAGCCCGGGATGCTCGAAACCGTCGAACGCGGTCTCGACGAAGAGCGCGCGCGCGGCGCCGACGTGCTCCTCGCCGGCGTCGACTCCGGCGAACTCGACGTGCGTGACGACGAGATCGGCGAAGCGCTCCTCGCCGACGTCGTCGCGCCGCATCCGACCCTGCACGGCGACGGCGCGCGCCTGCACGAACGCCGCGTCCTCGTCGTCACCGGCGGGATCGAAGCCGGCGAGCTCGGGTGGCTGCCGAAGACGCTCGAAGGATTCGTCCTCGAGACGCGGCCGGCGGAACATTTCAACCGCCGCATCGAACGCTTCGCGCAGTCGGTACGCGAGTGGGTGGCGGCCGGTGAGACGGTGTGGCTCGTCGCGAGCGGCGCGTCGCGCTTGGCGGAGATCCTGCGCGGCGCGAACGTGAGCGTCGAACGCTCCGCGCCGTTCGTGCACCTGCGCTCGCACGTCGGCACCGACGGGATCGCGATGTCGGCGTCGGGCGTCGCGCGGGCCGGGACGGTGTACGTCGATCAAGGTTCGATCGAGCACGGCTTCGCCATCCCCGGCCTGCACCTCCACGTGCTCGGCGACCGCGAGATCTACGGTCAGCCGGCGCGGCGCGTCAAACTGCGCGCCGTCAAGGAAGGCGTCCCGGTCACGCTCGCGGATCTCAAGGTCGGCGACTACGTCGTGCACGCGGTGCACGGGATCGGGCAGTATCTCGGACTGCGCACCGAGACGATCCTCGGCGCGACCAGCGACTACCTCGATCTCAAGTACGCGGGGACCGATCGCATGCTGGTGCCGGTGCATCAGATGCATCAGGTCACCAAGTACACCGCCGCCGAAGGCCACGCGCCGCGCCTCTCCAAGATGGGCGGCGGCGACTGGGCGCGCACGAAATCGCGCGTCTCGGAAAAACTCGCCGAGATCGCCGAAGGGCTGGTGCAACTCTACGCGGAGCGCGAGATCGCGCGCGGACACGCGTTCGCGCCCGACACGCCGTGGCAGGCCGAACTCGAAGAGGCCTTCCCCTACGAACCGACGCCCGATCAGGCGAAGGCGATCGCCGAGGCCAAGGCCGACATGGAGTCGCCGCGACCGATGGACCGGCTCGTCTGCGGCGACGTCGGCTACGGGAAGACCGAGGTCGCGGTGCGCGCGATCTTCAAGGCGATCGCCGACAGAAAGCAAGTCGCGGTGCTCTGTCCGACGACCCTGCTCGCGGCCCAGCACGCGCGCACGATCGCGGCGCGCTTCGCGTCGTTCCCGGTCCGCATCGAAGAACTCTCGCGCTTCAAGACCAAGAAAGAAGCGCAGGCGATCCTCGACGACCTCGCGCAGGGCAAGGTCGACGTCGTGATCGGCACGCACCGCATCCTGCAGAAGGACGTCGTCTTCCGCGATCTCGGCTTGATCGTCGTCGATGAAGAGCAGCGTTTCGGCGTGATGCACAAAGAGCGACTCAAGCAGCTCAAAGCGACCGTCGACGTGCTGACGCTCTCGGCGACGCCGATCCCGCGCACCCTGCAGATGTCGCTGATGGGCGTGCGCGATCTCTCGCTGATCCAGACCGCGCCGAAGAATCGCATGTCGATCAAGACCGTCGTGGTGCCGGCCTCCGACGCCGTCGTCCAGCGCGCGATCGCGAACGAGCTCGACCGCGGCGGTCAGGTGTACTACGTCCACAACCGGATCGAGTCGATCTACGGAATCGCGCGCGCGCTCGAACAGCTCGTGCCGAAAGCGCGCGTCGCCGTCGGTCACGGTCAGATGCGCGAGCACGAGCTCGAGCCGGTGATGGAAGCGTTCATCAACGGCGAGATCGACGTCTTCGTCTCGACGACGATCATCGAGAACGGGATCGACATCCCCAACGTGAACACGATCGTCGTCAACGACGCCGACAAGTTCGGCCTGGCGCAGCTGTACCAATTGCGCGGCCGCGTCGGGCGTTCCAACCATCAGGCGTACGCATTTCTGCTCTATCAAGCGCACAAGGCGCTCACCGAAGAGGCGAAGGCCCGGCTGGAAGCGATCCGCGAGTTCACCCATCTGGGCAGCGGGCTGCAGATCGCGATGCGCGATCTCGAGATCCGCGGCTCGGGGAACCTGCTGGGCGCGGCGCAGTCGGGGTTCATCGGCGCGGTCGGCTTCGAGACGTACGCGCAGCTTCTGGCCGACGCGATCGCCGAGCGCAAGGGAGTCGAGCACGCCCGTGAGGATGCGCGCGAAGCGGTGATCGACGTCAAGCTCGACGCCTACGTCCCCGACGACTACGTCCCGCAGATTTCGCAGAAGATCGCGATCTACCAGCAGTTGGCCGCAGCCGGCACGCTCGCCGCGGTCGAGGCGGCGGCCGAGTCGGTGCGCGACCGCTTCGGCGCACCGCCGCCGGAGTTCGAGGCGCTCGTGGAGATCACGCGCCTGCGCGTGATGGCGCTGCGGGCCGGCGTCACCCGCGTCGTCATCAACGAACAACGGCTGACGCTGGGCGTCGGGACCGGCTTCCGACTCGATCCGGCGTCGATCCCGAAGCTTCAGTCGCTCACGAAGAACAAGTTCCGCTTCGGCGAAGGGAAGATCACGATCGACCTGCCGGCCCGCTCGCCGGCGGATCAGCTCCCGACCCTGCGCGCTCTGCTCGGATCGCTCTGA
- a CDS encoding HD-GYP domain-containing protein: MYDDELTQECTHSLRVQLSELLDERRVETANDVVGLLRTKLEMNVSPLIVRTLVHTLAESLAEGSADPFIHWSRMVRHAHSTAIVFAMVDAVCEVAERLAHGLEGDFASIVVFLEIVKVRTRSVPLDDATPAAEGEIPGRAAIQSLLAMLRARDDATCTHAQATGEWGRRIAVRVGLSATTTERIVRAGVLHDIGKIRVPDAILFKPGSLANDEWEIMKRHAEAGAEILNELPTLAQYAPIVAAHHERIDGRGYPYGLKGDEISLESRVVSVADSFHAMITNRPYRAALTYGQAIAALQEGRGTQWDASVVDVMVALAVEERNRSVDANLALPLQVSPDAGIVRRSDAV, translated from the coding sequence ATGTACGACGACGAATTGACGCAGGAGTGCACGCACTCGCTGCGGGTCCAGCTCTCCGAGCTCCTCGACGAACGTCGAGTTGAGACGGCGAACGATGTCGTCGGCCTCCTGCGCACCAAGCTGGAGATGAACGTGTCGCCGCTCATCGTGCGAACGCTCGTCCACACGCTTGCCGAAAGTCTCGCCGAAGGTTCGGCCGACCCATTCATCCACTGGTCGCGCATGGTACGCCACGCGCACTCCACCGCGATTGTGTTCGCCATGGTTGATGCCGTGTGTGAAGTCGCGGAACGTCTGGCCCACGGACTCGAAGGCGATTTCGCTTCGATCGTTGTTTTTCTCGAAATTGTCAAAGTCCGGACGCGGTCCGTTCCACTTGACGATGCGACCCCCGCGGCGGAGGGCGAAATACCCGGACGCGCGGCGATCCAGAGTCTGCTGGCGATGTTGCGAGCGCGCGATGATGCGACGTGCACGCATGCGCAGGCTACCGGGGAGTGGGGTCGACGGATCGCGGTACGCGTCGGCCTGTCGGCGACGACCACGGAGCGCATCGTGCGCGCCGGCGTCCTGCACGACATCGGCAAGATCCGCGTCCCCGATGCGATCCTCTTCAAGCCGGGGTCGCTCGCGAACGACGAGTGGGAGATCATGAAGCGCCACGCCGAGGCGGGCGCCGAGATTCTTAACGAGCTCCCTACGCTGGCGCAGTACGCGCCGATCGTCGCGGCGCACCACGAGCGCATCGACGGACGCGGCTACCCGTACGGCCTCAAGGGCGATGAAATCTCGCTCGAGTCGCGCGTCGTCTCCGTCGCCGATTCGTTCCACGCGATGATCACGAATCGGCCGTATCGCGCCGCGCTCACCTACGGTCAGGCGATCGCCGCCCTCCAAGAGGGCCGCGGAACGCAGTGGGACGCCTCGGTCGTCGACGTCATGGTCGCGCTGGCCGTCGAAGAACGGAATCGCTCGGTCGACGCGAACCTCGCGCTGCCGCTGCAAGTCTCGCCGGACGCCGGCATCGTCCGCCGCAGCGACGCCGTCTAG
- a CDS encoding DUF4126 domain-containing protein: protein MDVHDLALAYSLSSIAGLRAGLTIAALSLAVHLHWLAAPPGMQWIGSDATLGIAAVLVVADFVADKVPGVDHVLHLVHAVLAPVAGGTAALVSDPALSDGNGTAIALAVAAGANALGVHGLRSSARAASTVTTFGALNPVVSIVEDVAALVALVLAFFVPILVAIAALLCTLAAILVVCRILARRLTRAA from the coding sequence ATGGACGTTCACGACCTCGCCCTCGCGTATTCGCTGAGTTCGATCGCCGGGCTGCGCGCCGGTCTCACGATCGCCGCGCTCTCGCTCGCCGTGCACCTGCACTGGCTCGCGGCGCCGCCTGGAATGCAGTGGATCGGCTCCGACGCGACGCTCGGAATCGCCGCGGTTCTCGTCGTCGCCGACTTCGTCGCCGATAAGGTCCCCGGCGTCGATCACGTCCTGCACCTGGTGCATGCCGTCCTCGCACCGGTCGCCGGCGGCACGGCGGCGCTGGTGAGCGATCCTGCACTGAGCGACGGAAACGGGACGGCGATCGCACTCGCCGTCGCCGCCGGGGCGAACGCGCTCGGCGTTCACGGACTGCGTTCGTCGGCGCGTGCGGCGAGCACGGTGACGACCTTCGGCGCATTGAACCCCGTCGTCAGCATCGTCGAGGACGTTGCTGCACTGGTCGCCTTGGTGCTGGCGTTTTTCGTCCCGATCCTGGTCGCGATCGCGGCGCTGCTCTGCACGCTGGCTGCGATCCTCGTCGTTTGCCGCATCCTCGCCCGTCGCTTGACGCGCGCCGCGTGA
- the rfaD gene encoding ADP-glyceromanno-heptose 6-epimerase, translated as MDRVVVTGGAGLIGSALVRHLNLDGIEDIVVVDRLGTSEKWRHLVPLRFADYLDAGEFYARIAADPYAFGRVAAVFHLGACSSTTERDASYLVQNNVRRSQEIARWSFSLGARFTYASSAATYGARECEMREDLDPHALRPLNMYGYSKHLFDRWMRREGLLERAVGLKYFNVYGPNEDHKGEMRSVVAKAYEQIRATGTIELFKSYREGIADGEQSRDFLYVKDAAAITAFLAASPAAGGLYNVGSGIARTWNDLARAVFAALDLPPRIIYVEMPDALRGKYQYRTVATIDRLRDAGWTRPFTTLEAAIDDYVRRYLTSGAALGDESASSPLPTLSATR; from the coding sequence ATGGATCGCGTCGTCGTCACGGGTGGAGCCGGGCTGATCGGTTCCGCGCTCGTGCGGCACCTCAATCTCGACGGAATCGAGGACATCGTCGTCGTCGATCGCCTCGGCACGAGCGAGAAGTGGCGTCATCTCGTCCCGCTGCGCTTCGCCGACTACCTCGACGCCGGCGAGTTCTACGCGCGGATCGCCGCCGATCCGTACGCGTTCGGCCGCGTCGCCGCAGTGTTCCATCTCGGCGCGTGCTCGTCGACGACCGAGCGCGACGCGTCGTATCTGGTGCAGAACAACGTGCGGCGCTCGCAGGAGATCGCGCGCTGGTCGTTCTCGCTGGGGGCGCGCTTCACGTATGCATCGTCGGCAGCGACCTACGGCGCGCGCGAGTGCGAGATGCGCGAGGATCTCGATCCGCACGCGCTGCGCCCGCTCAACATGTACGGCTACTCAAAGCACCTCTTCGACCGGTGGATGCGGCGCGAAGGTCTGCTCGAACGCGCCGTCGGCCTCAAGTACTTCAACGTCTACGGTCCCAACGAAGACCACAAGGGCGAGATGCGCAGCGTCGTCGCCAAAGCCTACGAGCAGATCCGCGCGACCGGCACGATCGAACTGTTCAAGAGCTATCGCGAAGGGATCGCCGACGGCGAACAGAGCCGCGATTTTCTCTACGTGAAGGACGCCGCCGCGATCACCGCGTTTCTCGCCGCGTCACCGGCCGCCGGCGGGCTGTACAACGTCGGCTCGGGGATCGCGCGGACCTGGAACGATCTCGCGCGCGCGGTCTTCGCCGCGCTCGATCTGCCGCCGCGCATCATCTACGTGGAGATGCCGGACGCGCTGCGCGGGAAGTACCAGTACCGCACCGTCGCGACGATCGACCGGCTGCGCGACGCGGGCTGGACGCGTCCGTTCACGACGCTCGAAGCTGCGATCGACGACTACGTGCGCCGCTACCTGACCAGCGGCGCGGCGCTCGGCGACGAGTCCGCGTCGAGCCCGCTCCCGACGCTCTCGGCGACGAGGTAG
- a CDS encoding glycosyltransferase family 2 protein: protein MISSPSSVAVHRGADATLSIVVPLYNEAENVGELLRRLREVVTGLSVPPAGWELICVDDGSRDGTLAILLAAAALDPHLRVISLSRNFGHQIAATAGLDAAHGDAVVLMDGDLQDPPELIDAFLAKFREGYDVVYATRRRRAGESRFKLLTAALFYRTIRRLTNVSIPVDTGDFRLMSKRVVSALRNSRERHRFIRGLVSWVGYKQTGIEYDRAERHSGRSKYPLSKMLRFAIDGITAFSEIPLRIATWFGFLVSAVAFVVAVVEIGIRIFTGYNLPGYTSTIFAILFLGGVQLITIGILGEYVGRVYDEIKGRPLYLVAESVGSGLDADSSPSAAPLVR from the coding sequence ATGATCTCTTCCCCGTCCAGCGTCGCAGTCCACCGCGGCGCCGACGCGACGCTCAGCATCGTCGTCCCGCTCTACAACGAAGCGGAGAACGTCGGCGAGCTGCTGCGGCGCCTGCGCGAGGTGGTCACCGGGCTGAGCGTGCCGCCGGCCGGATGGGAACTGATCTGCGTCGACGACGGAAGCCGTGACGGCACGCTCGCCATCCTGCTCGCGGCGGCGGCGCTCGATCCGCACCTGCGGGTCATCTCGCTCTCGCGCAACTTCGGCCACCAGATCGCCGCGACCGCGGGGCTCGACGCGGCGCACGGCGACGCGGTCGTGCTGATGGACGGCGATCTCCAGGATCCGCCCGAACTCATCGACGCGTTTCTCGCGAAGTTTCGCGAAGGCTACGACGTCGTCTACGCGACACGGCGGCGCCGCGCCGGCGAGAGCCGCTTCAAACTGCTCACCGCGGCGCTGTTCTACCGCACGATCCGCCGGCTGACCAACGTCTCGATCCCCGTCGACACCGGGGACTTCCGGCTGATGAGCAAGCGCGTCGTCAGCGCGCTGCGCAACTCGCGCGAACGCCACCGCTTCATCCGCGGGCTCGTCTCGTGGGTCGGCTACAAGCAGACCGGGATCGAATACGATCGCGCCGAGCGCCACTCCGGCCGCTCGAAGTATCCGCTCTCGAAGATGCTGCGCTTCGCGATCGACGGGATCACCGCGTTCAGCGAGATCCCGCTGCGCATCGCGACCTGGTTCGGCTTCCTGGTCAGCGCGGTCGCGTTCGTCGTCGCGGTCGTCGAGATCGGCATCCGCATCTTCACCGGCTACAACTTGCCCGGCTACACGTCGACGATCTTCGCGATCCTGTTCCTGGGCGGCGTGCAGCTGATCACGATCGGGATTCTCGGCGAGTACGTCGGCCGCGTCTACGACGAGATCAAAGGCCGCCCGCTCTACCTCGTCGCCGAGAGCGTCGGGAGCGGGCTCGACGCGGACTCGTCGCCGAGCGCCGCGCCGCTGGTCAGGTAG